One Kitasatospora sp. NBC_01266 genomic window carries:
- a CDS encoding DoxX family membrane protein, producing MNTGLLLLRLVAGLLVAGHGVQKVSFHLGGRGLAGGTEEFRGDGFRGGVFTALTAGGTQIGAGLLLAAGLLTPLAAAGTMGVMTVALTVKRPHGLWVQNDGFEYPLVLVTIGAALSATGPGRWSLDASLGLLPWPAWWLPLAVLAGVGGGLATRLVLHRR from the coding sequence GTGAACACAGGTCTCCTGCTGCTCCGGCTGGTCGCCGGTCTGCTGGTCGCGGGGCACGGGGTCCAGAAGGTCAGCTTCCACCTGGGCGGCCGGGGGCTGGCCGGCGGTACCGAGGAGTTCCGCGGCGACGGCTTCCGCGGTGGCGTGTTCACCGCGCTCACCGCGGGAGGCACCCAGATCGGGGCCGGACTGCTGCTCGCGGCGGGTCTGCTCACGCCGCTGGCCGCCGCCGGCACGATGGGTGTGATGACGGTGGCGCTGACCGTCAAGCGGCCGCACGGGCTGTGGGTGCAGAACGACGGGTTCGAGTACCCGCTGGTACTGGTCACGATCGGTGCGGCGCTGTCCGCCACCGGACCCGGCCGCTGGTCGCTCGACGCCTCGCTCGGACTGCTGCCCTGGCCCGCCTGGTGGCTGCCGCTGGCCGTGCTGGCCGGTGTGGGCGGCGGCCTCGCCACCCGCCTCGTCCTGCACCGGCGTTGA
- a CDS encoding hydrolase: MVDFDFVHAAPSSDLLTPDNSMMLFVDHQPQMFFGTGSGDRTAIINATVGLAKAARVFDVPVVLSTVAAESFSGPILPQLKAVFPDHEVVDRTSMNAWEDAALVEAVKATGRGKIILAGLWTEVCLVLPALSALDQGYEVYVVSDASGGVSPLAHEHAVQRMTAAGAVPVTWIQVLLELQRDWARTETYLPVLDVVKEHAGAYGLGVVYAQTMINEQAAG; the protein is encoded by the coding sequence ATGGTCGACTTCGACTTCGTGCACGCCGCCCCCAGCTCCGATCTGCTGACGCCGGACAACTCGATGATGCTGTTCGTCGACCACCAGCCGCAGATGTTCTTCGGCACGGGCAGCGGCGACCGCACGGCGATCATCAACGCCACCGTCGGCCTGGCGAAGGCCGCCCGGGTCTTCGACGTCCCGGTGGTGCTCTCCACGGTGGCCGCCGAGTCCTTCTCCGGTCCGATCCTGCCGCAGTTGAAGGCGGTCTTCCCCGACCACGAGGTGGTCGACCGGACCTCGATGAACGCCTGGGAGGACGCGGCGCTGGTCGAGGCGGTCAAGGCCACCGGGCGCGGCAAGATCATCCTCGCCGGCCTGTGGACCGAGGTGTGCCTGGTGCTGCCCGCCCTGTCGGCCCTGGACCAGGGCTACGAGGTGTACGTGGTCTCGGACGCCTCCGGCGGCGTGAGCCCGCTGGCCCACGAGCACGCCGTGCAGCGGATGACGGCGGCCGGCGCGGTGCCGGTGACCTGGATCCAGGTGCTGCTGGAGCTGCAGCGTGACTGGGCCCGCACCGAGACCTACCTGCCGGTGCTGGACGTGGTCAAGGAGCACGCCGGCGCCTACGGCCTGGGCGTGGTCTACGCGCAGACCATGATCAACGAGCAAGCGGCCGGCTGA